One region of Lampris incognitus isolate fLamInc1 chromosome 4, fLamInc1.hap2, whole genome shotgun sequence genomic DNA includes:
- the thap11 gene encoding THAP domain-containing protein 11 yields MPGFTCCVPGCYNNSHRDRELRFYTFPKDPAQREIWLKNISRAGVSGCFSTFQPTTGHRVCSVHFTGGRKTYNVRVPTLFPLRGVNERKNRRGRGRGRKVSAVPPPPAGAATAAAAVPTGIVFANVVSAAGEAVEGGASAAANLTVVQIDQNGEYIVPANPADRTYYGAATGSADQPGHPTSEPQTVQYLSVISSPLDHSYSLTTGTTSAELLRKLNEQRDIIALMEVKMKEMKATIRQLRVTEAKLQEEVRERDRLLAGPAAAFTARKKV; encoded by the coding sequence ATGCCCGGGTTCACCTGCTGTGTCCCCGGCTGCTACAACAACTCGCACCGGGACCGAGAGCTGCGGTTCTACACCTTTCCGAAGGACCCCGCGCAGAGGGAGATCTGGCTAAAGAAcatctcccgggccggggtgtcCGGCTGCTTCAGCACCTTCCAGCCCACCACCGGACACCGAGTCTGCAGCGTGCATTTCACCGGAGGGCGGAAAACGTACAACGTTAGAGTTCCGACCCTCTTCCCCCTGCGGGGAGTCAACGAGCGAAAGAACCGGAGGGGCCGGGGCCGGGGGAGGAAGGTCTCGGCGGTTCCGCCGCCTCCCGCCGGTGCCGCAACCGCCGCCGCCGCGGTGCCCACTGGCATCGTCTTCGCCAACGTGGTCTCCGCCGCGGGGGAGGCCGTGGAGGGAGGCGCGTCCGCCGCAGCCAACCTCACCGTGGTCCAGATCGACCAGAACGGGGAGTACATCGTACCCGCCAACCCGGCGGATCGGACCTACTACGGCGCCGCGACCGGGTCCGCCGACCAGCCGGGGCACCCGACGTCCGAGCCCCAGACGGTGCAGTACCTCAGCGTCATCAGCAGCCCGCTGGACCACTCGTACTCTCTGACCACCGGCACCACGTCCGCCGAGCTGCTGAGGAAGCTCAACGAGCAGCGGGACATCATCGCCTTGATGGAGGTGAAGATGAAGGAGATGAAGGCGACCATCCGCCAGCTGCGGGTGACGGAGGCCAAGCTGCAGGAGGAGGTGCGCGAGCGGGACCGCCTGCTCGCCGGACCCGCGGCGGCTTTTACCGCACGGAAGAAAGTGTGA